The DNA region GGGTAACGATGGTCACGTGGCCGGGGTGCTCACGCTCGAGACGGGCGAGGGCATGATGGGCGGGATTGGGAAGGGCGGAGCTGCCATGGGCGCGGCGAGCGTTGCAGAATTCGTGCACGAGGTCGGGGTTGCGCGCGAAGCCTTCGGGCGTCGCCACCTCCTCGAGGTCGTAGCGGGTCCAGATGCCACCCTCGTCGCGGAAGGTGCCGAGCCCGGATTCAGCCGAAATCCCGGCACCGGTGAGGATCAGGATGGTCTCGGGTTTCGCCATGGGTTCGTCTTCCGACTGAATAGCGGTTCCAGTGGTGTCACAAACGGTCGGACGGAAGCGACCTGCCGGGAGGATCGAGGATGAGGGAACCGATCGCAAGTGCCTTGCAGCTCGCCGACCAGGCCGTCAAGGTGGCGGCCTTTGCCGCGCTCCAGGAAGTCGTGCGGCGGGCGGACCGGCGCAGACCCGCGGGCAAGGCGAGCGAATACCGAACACCGCACCCGGTGCCGGAGCGCAGAGAGATCACCGCCGCCCTGCGGGCCCTCCTCGAGAGCGACGCCCGGGCGGTCGGCGAAGGATTGTGGCCAGCGACGCTCGGGCCCGGTCAATCGGTCGCGCGGATCGCCAACGGCATCATGGGGCTCCTCGCGGATGTCCCACGCGCTGCCGACCGGCGCCGCTCGGGAGAAGCGCGCGGCGCGCGCGAACTGCCGGGTGCCGATAATCTTCCAGACTACTTCGTCCAGGATTTCCACTTCCAGGATGGAGGCTATCTCACCGGAAACTCGGCGCGGCTCTACGATCTCCAGGTCGAGACGCTGTTCTCGGGGACGGCGGCGGCGATGCGCCGCCAGGCGATCCGGCCGATCGTGGAACACGTGAGGGGCCGCGACCAGCGCACGCTCCACCTGCTCGATGTCGCCTGTGGCACGGGGCGCTTCCTCGGAGACGTGCTCGGCGCCCTGCCCGCGATCGCGGCGACGGGCATCGATCTTTCCGCTCCCTATATCGAGGAGGCCGGGCGCCACCTCGGGCGGCGGCGCAACCTGACGCTCCGTGTGGCGAATGCAGAGGATATTCCGGAAGGCGAGGCGAGCCACGACGTTCTGACGTGCGTTTATCTCTTCCACGAGCTGCCGCGGGGCGTTCGGCGCACGGTGATCGGGGAAATGGCGCGGGTGTTGAAGCCCGGGGGGCTGCTGGTCCTGGTCGACTCCCTCCAGTGGGACGACGTGCCCGGCTGGAACGGGCTGCTCGATACGTTCCCCGAACGGTTCCACGAGCCCTATTACCGCGACTATCTTGGCGACGACCTCGATGGTGCCATGACGGCGGCGGGCCTTGTCGGTGTGGCGACGTGGCCCGCGTTCCTTTCCAAGGTGATGGTGCGGAGGCGGGCTTGACGGGCCGCATCCGGCGGCGCGGGTCAGCAGCCGAGAGCCTCGGCCAGCGCAGTGAAATCCTCCACGACGATGTCCCAAGCGCCGGTCGGGGCGAGATCGCTCGTCTGGTCCGGACCATGCTCACCGGCCCGCAGGACGAAGGCGGTGCGCATGCCGAGCGAGCGGGCCACGTCGAGATCGTCGTTGTGCGCGGCGACCATCACCGCCTCGCCGGGCGCATGAGCGAGGGCGCGCAGGTTCGCGAGATAGGCCTCGGGAAGGGGCTTGTATGCGCGCGCCGGTTCGGCACCGAGGATCACGTCCCACGGCAGGCCCGCCCGCCGCGCCATGGCAACCATGAGGGCGACATTGCCATTGGAGAGGGTGGCGAGGACATACCGGGGCTTCAGTCTCTGCAATCCGGCAACGACGTCGGGCCAGGGATCGAGGCGGTGCCAGGCGCGGGTGAGGTCGTCGATTTCACTCTCCGACAGGCCGGATATCCCTTCCTTCTCGAGGAGAAGAAGAAGACTCTCACGATGGAGCTGATCGAGGATGGTGAAGGGCCGGCGGCCCTCGCGTACGGCGGCCATGGCGGGTTGATAGAGGCCGCGCCAGGCATCGGCGAAGGCGATCCAGTCGCACGAGAGGCCGTGGCGGTCGCCGAAGGCGGTCAATTCGCGGATCACCGACGTGCGCCAGTCCACGACGGTTCCAAAGACATCGAAATGCAGACTTTTCAGTCCTTCGAGGTGCTTGGGCACGAGCATTCGATCCTCCTGGATGGGCAAGACCTCAGGACCTGTAGCGTTTCCAGAGCCACGCGAAGCGGCGATGGACCTCGGCAGGCGGCGGCGCGAACGGCTCCAGCTTGATGTGGACGACATTGTCCGAGGACATCGACCAGGGCAGCTTCATGAGGAGCCGCCACATGGCCACCCGGCGCCAGTCGGCGACGAGGGCATGGGCAAGGTCGCGATTGAGGTGGATCTGCAACTCCACGATTTCGAGGGAGCGGACCGCTTGCGTCACCAGTTTGATGTCGGCGATCGCCCGCCAGGCGATGATGCCGAAACCGTCGATGAAGATGCCGGGCTCGCCGGCGCCGAGGCGCGGGCGACGCTCGACGAGAGGAAAGTTATAATAGGCGACCGCGAGCAAGGCGACGGCGATGGTGAGTGCGATCGGATCGGGTCGGGCGGTGCACCATGCGGCGGCGAGGACGCCGGCCGCGAGAAAGGGATAGAACCGCTGGCTGGCGCGCCCCTTGGCGTAAGCGAGGGCGAAGCCCAAGCCATCGTCGGCCGAGCCTGCGCCGGGGGGTGGCTCGCGGGTCGACGTCATCCCTCTACCGGCGCCTCCCAATTCTGAGCGCGGGCGCGCAGGAGGTGGTCGGCGAGCACGATCGCCATCATCGCCTCGCCGACCGGCACGGCGCGTATCCCGAC from Hyphomicrobiales bacterium includes:
- a CDS encoding haloacid dehalogenase type II, with protein sequence MLVPKHLEGLKSLHFDVFGTVVDWRTSVIRELTAFGDRHGLSCDWIAFADAWRGLYQPAMAAVREGRRPFTILDQLHRESLLLLLEKEGISGLSESEIDDLTRAWHRLDPWPDVVAGLQRLKPRYVLATLSNGNVALMVAMARRAGLPWDVILGAEPARAYKPLPEAYLANLRALAHAPGEAVMVAAHNDDLDVARSLGMRTAFVLRAGEHGPDQTSDLAPTGAWDIVVEDFTALAEALGC
- a CDS encoding methyltransferase domain-containing protein translates to MREPIASALQLADQAVKVAAFAALQEVVRRADRRRPAGKASEYRTPHPVPERREITAALRALLESDARAVGEGLWPATLGPGQSVARIANGIMGLLADVPRAADRRRSGEARGARELPGADNLPDYFVQDFHFQDGGYLTGNSARLYDLQVETLFSGTAAAMRRQAIRPIVEHVRGRDQRTLHLLDVACGTGRFLGDVLGALPAIAATGIDLSAPYIEEAGRHLGRRRNLTLRVANAEDIPEGEASHDVLTCVYLFHELPRGVRRTVIGEMARVLKPGGLLVLVDSLQWDDVPGWNGLLDTFPERFHEPYYRDYLGDDLDGAMTAAGLVGVATWPAFLSKVMVRRRA